The sequence below is a genomic window from Cryobacterium arcticum.
TTCGCTGCCCGAATACCGGGAATTGCGGGTGGGCACCCGCATGCTCGACGCCTGCCTCGACCCGGAAATGGCCAGCGAGATCACCCTGCAGCCGGTGCGCCGGCACGGCGTTGACGCCGGCATCCTGTTCAGCGACATCGTCGTGCCGCTCAAGCTCGTGGGCGTCGAGGTCGAGATCGTCGCCGGCAAGGGCCCGGTGCTCGCCCAGGCTGTGCGCACCGCGGCGGATGTCGAACGCCTCACCGCGCTCGACCCGGCCGTGCTCGACACGGCACTCGCTCCCATCAGCCAGGCCGTCGCCCGCACGGTTGCCGAACTGGGCTCCACCCCGCTGATCGGCTTCGCCGGGGCGCCGTTCACCCTGGCCGCCTACATCGTCGAGGGCGGCCCGTCCAAGGACCACATCCACGCGCGCACCCTCATGCACTCCGACCCCGACGCCTGGGCCGCCCTGATGGCCTGGACCGCCGATGTCACCGGCCGGTTCCTGCGCGCCCAGGTGCTCGCCGGAGCCAGCGCCGCCCAGCTTTTCGACTCCTGGGCCGGCGCGCTCTCGCTCGACGACTACACGCGCTTCGTCGCCCCCGCCTCCACCGCCGCGATCGGGCACGTCCGAGACCTCACCTTCGTCGAGACCGTTGGCGACCTGGCCGCGGACCCCGAGTCGGTGCGCCGCAACGTGCCCGTCGTGCACTTCGGTGTCGGCACCGGCGAGCTGCTCAAGGCCATGCACGGCATCGGAGCCGACGTCGTCGGCGTGGACTACCGGGTGCCGCTCGACGAGGCCAGCCGGCGCCTGGGCGGAGTGGTTCCCGTGCAGGGCAACCTCGATCCAGCCCTGCTCAATGCCCCGTGGCCGGTTCTCGAGGCGCATGTGCTCGACGTGCTCGAGCGCGGCCGCACGGCGCCGAGCCACGTGCTCAACCTCGGCCACGGCGTGCCGCCGGAGACCAACCCGGATGTGCTCACCCGGGTCGTCAACTTCGTGCACGAGACCAGCGCCACCCCCTCACTCGCGCTCTAGCGCACAGCTCTCACACGCACAGTGCCGGCGGCGCGGACGTCGCGGGCGGAAAGCAAGGACATGTTGGACGTCATCGTCATCGGCGGAGGTGTCGCCGGCCTGGTGGCTGCCCGCGAGTGTGCCCACCTCGGGCTGAACGTGCTCGTCCTGGAGGCCGCGGACGTCGTCGGCGGCGCCGTGGCCGGCCACGAGGTCGCCGGTCTTCCGCTCGACGCCGGGGCCGAGAGCTTCGCCGTGCGCGGCAACACCGTGGCGGCGTTCGTGGCCAACCTGGGTCTCGCCGACCAGATCGTCGAACCCAACCCGACTGGCGCCTGGCTGCACCTGCCGCCGCTTCGCTCCGGCGGCGCCCCGATGTCGGTGCCGCTGCCGAAGGCCGGGGTGCTCGGTATCCCCGGGTCGCCGCTGGCCGACGACGTGCGCCGCGCGATCGGCTGGTCCGGGGCTCTGCGCGCGTACGCCGACCGGCTGATGCCGGTGCTCAAGATCGGCCGGGAGCACAGCCTCGGTGAGCTCGTGCAGAAGCGGATGGGCAGCAAGGTGCTCGACCGTCTGGTCAACCCGGTCGCCGGCGGGGTCTACGCCACCAATGCCGTCGACCTCGAGGTCGACGTGGTCGCGCCCGGGCTCAACCGCACCCTCACCACGGCCGGGTCGCTCTCCGGTGCCGTCACGGCCATGCGCATCGCAGCCCCGGCCGGGTCGGCCGTGCGCGGGCTCCGCGGCGGCATGCACCGCCTGGTCGACACGCTCGTCGAGGACCTCGAGCGGTTCGACGTCGAGATCCGCACCGGCACCGCGGTGGCCTCCTTCCGCCCCGTCGACACGTCGACCGTCGCCGAGGACGGCACCGACACGCCCGTGCGCAGCTGGCTCATCGAATGCGCCCCCGCCGCCGAGGCGCCCGCCACCGTGGCTCCGGCCGCATTCCCGACCACGGATGCTGTCGCTCCCACCGCATTCCCGGCCACGGATGCCGACGCTCCCATCCCGGCCGAGCCGTTCACCCTCGAGGCCCGTCACGTGATCCTGGCCGTGCCCGCCGCATCCGCCCTGGCCCTACTGGCCCCGCTCGGCGCCGAGTACGCCGACCTGGCCGCCCTCGACTGGCCGGCCCCGGCCGCCGTGGAGCTGGCGACCCTGGTGCTCGACGCGCCCGCCCTGGACGCGCAGCCGCGCGGCACCGGCGTTCTCGTCGCGGTCGGCACCCCCGGCGTCACGGCCAAGGCGCTCACCCACATCACCGCCAAATGGGAATGGATCGACGCCCTCACCCCGCAGGGCCAGCACGTGGTGCGGCTCTCCTACGGGCGCGCCGGTGCACCGGTGCCCACCCTCGACCTCTCCGACGACGAGTTCATGCACCTCGCGGTCCGCGATGCCGCCGCCATCCTCGGCGTCGATCTCGCACCGGAGCAGGTGCGCGGATTCGCCCGCACGCTGTGGAGCGACGGCCTCTCGCCGGCCACGATCGGCGCGCCGGAGCGCATCCGCCAGGTCCGCGATGTGATCGAGGGCACGCCGGGCCTGGATGTCACGGGCGGATGGCTGTCCGGAACCGGGCTGGCCTCGGTGATCCCGGACGCCCTCGCTGCGGGTATCCGCGCCCGGCGGGCAGTGCTAGACCTCTGATCAGGGGCTGATCGCTCGCGGCGCACATGTTCCTCTCTCGATCGGGGGGTTACGCTGGGAATACATGAACGTAAAGGAATGGAGTCACAATGCGGGGAAAACTTCTTTTCATCACAGGTGGGCTCGTCGGCTACGTGCTGGGCGCCCGCGCCGGTCGTAAGCGCTACGACCAGATCGCCTCTGCCGCGTCCGACCTGTGGCACCGTCCACCGGTGCAGCGCCGCGTGAACGAGGTACGCGACTTCGCCCTCGAGCGCGTCGGCGACGTGCCCGGCGTGTTGTTCGAGGCCGGTAAGAAGGTCGTCTCTGCCGTGCAGAACAAGACCGACAAGGGCCAGGATGCCGCCCCAGGCACGGCCGGCAGCGCCACCGCAGCCACCAAGGCCGCGGCCTCCGCCACGAAGTCGGCCAAGGCGGCAGCGACGTCGGCCACCTCAGCGGCCGCGTCCGCGAAGGACGCCGCGACCGAGCCGACCGCGCAGTAATCTCACGACGACAGTCCAGGAAGGATGCCAGTGAGTACCAGCGGGTATAACCCCAAGAGCAAGCAGTCCCTGTTCACGCTCCTCAGCGAGCTCCCGGGTCAGATCACCGCCCTGGTCAAGGCTGAGATCGACGCCTTCAAGGCGGACATCTCCGGCAAGGCGAAGAATGTGGGCATCGGCCTCGGCCTGTTCATCGGCGCGGCCGTGTTCGCTTTCCTGGCGGTCATCGTGTTCATCGCGCTGGCCGTCATCGCCCTCGATCTGGTGCTGCCGCTCTGGCTGTCCGCGCTCATCGTGGCGGTCGCCCTGCTCCTGATCGCGGTGATCCTGGCCCTGATCGGGCTCAACCGGGTCAAGAAGGGCACCAGCCACGACCCGGAGGGCGTGACGGCGAGCATCCAGAAGGACGTCGACGCATTCAAGGGAGTTGGCCAGTATGACCACCGATAACACCGCGCCCCGGTCCGGCTCCGCCAAGGCCGTCGAGGCCAAGCCCGAGCACCACAGCACGGGCGAGTTGCGGGCCGAAGCGGCCCGCGCCCGGGCCGAACTGGCCGGGACCCTGGACGCCATCGAGTACAAGCTCAACGTGCCCAAGCAGATCAAGATCAACACCCGGCGGTTCACGTTGGGCCTGCACCGCCTCGGCGACGAGAACCCGACCGCCCTGGCGGGCATCGCCCTCGGCGCCGCCGCCGTGGTGGGAACCGCGGTCTGGTGGGGCGTGAAGACGGTCCTCGACCGCCGCTAACCGGTAACTGACCGGGAAGAATTCCGGGATCGGATCACGTCGATCCTGAGGGAGGGTGCTGAGCTTCGGCCAGCACCCTCCTTTTCTTGCGCGGCGGGACTCCATCCGGCAACGATTCGGGCCTACTTTTGGCTCTCCGAGCAAAGCGGTGGAGACTAGTAGACATGACTCACCCGGCTGCCGGAGAGGCAGTAGACATGACCGTGCCCACACCCGATTCCCACACCTCGACAGAGGCTGAACCCACCGAGGCTTCCCCCTCCGGATTCACCCTCTTCACCGTGCTGCGCAAGGACCCGCGCAACCCCGACGACCTCGACGGCCGTGACGTTCCGCGTTTCGTGGACGAACTCGACGGCATCGTCGCCCTGGTCGAAGCCGAGGGCGTGACCGTTCGCGGTTTCTACGACGTCTCCGGCCTCCGCGCCGACGCCGATGTGATGATCTGGACGCACGCCGACGAGGCCCAGACCCTGCAGTGGGCCAACCGGGAGCTCCGCCGCAGCCGCCTGCTCAAGAGCCTCCTGCCGACCTGGAACGCCATGGGCGTGCACCGCGACGCCGAGTTCAACAAGAGCCACGTGCCGGGCTTCCTGCGCGGCATCGAGCCCAAGGGCTGGCTCACCGTCTACCCGTTCGTGCGCAGCTACGAGTGGTACCTGCTCCCCGAGGCCGAGCGCGGCAAGATGCTCGCCGACCACGGCCGCAAGGGCGCCGCGTTCCGCGGGGCCATCGCCAACACCGTCTCCTCGTTCGCCCTCGGCGACTACGAATGGCTCCTGCCGATCGAGTCCGACGAGCTCACCGAGCTCGTCGACCTGATGCGTGAGCTCCGCGCCACCGATGCCCGCATGCACGTGCGCGAAGAGGTTCCGTTCTACACCGGTCGTCGCATCACCACCGCCGAACTCGTGGAGGTGCTGCAGTAATGACGAGTTACGACGCCATCCTCCTCGCCGGTTTCGGCGGACCGGAGGGCCAGGACGATGTGATCCCGTTCCTGCGCAACGTCACGCGCGGCCGCGGCATCCCCGAGGAACGCCTCGAAGAGGTCGCCGTGCACTACCGGCACTTCGGCGGCATCAGCCCGATCAACCAGCAGAACCGGGTGCTGCGCGCCGCGCTGCAGGCCGAACTGGACCGCCGCGGCATCGACCTGCCGGTGATCTGGGGCAACCGCAACTGGGCGCCCTACCTGCCCGACACGATCGCCGAGGCGCACGCCGCCGGCCAGGACCGCCTGCTCGCCATCGCGACCAGCGCCTACAGCTCGTACTCCGGCTGCCGCCAGTACCGCGAGGACTTCGCCCAGGCGCTGGACACGACCGGGCTCACCGGCACCGTGCAGATCGACAAGATCCGCCAGTTCTTCGACCACCCCGGCTTCGTCACCCCCTTCATCACGGGTGTGCGCCAGGGGCTGGCCGACATCGAGGCCCAGATCCCCGGCATCGACCTCGCCACCGAGGTCGAGGTGCTGTTCTCGACGCACTCGATCCCGTCGACGGATGCGGCCAAGAGCGGACCGGCCGAGCGTGGCTTCGGCCCCGACGGAGCCTATGCCGCCCAGCACCTGGCCGTGGCCGATGTGATCATGCAGGGCCTCACCAGCCCGTGGCAGCTGGTGTACCAGTCCCGCAGCGGACCGCCCAGCATGCCGTGGCTCGAGCCCGACATCAACGACGCGATCGCGCTGCTGCCCGCGCGCGGCATCCGTGCCGTCGTCATCGTGCCGCTCGGATTCGTCAGCGACCACATGGAGGTCATGTGGGACCTCGACAACGAGGCCACCGAAACGGCCAAGGAACACGGCCTGTTCTCGGTGCGCGTGCCCACGCCCGGCGCGGACCCGGTCTACGTGTCCGGCCTGATCGACCTGGTCGAGGAGCGGCTGAACGACGTGCCGCCCGCCGACCGGCCCGCCCTGACCAATCTCGGCCCCTGGTACGACGTGTGCCGGCCGGGCTGCTGCGAGAACGTGCGCCTCGGCTTCAAGCCCGCGGTCGCTGGTATGGCACCGTGAGCGTCATCCGCGTCGGTACCCGCGGCAGCGCCTTGGCGATGGCACAGACCACCGCCGTGGCCAACCGCATCCAGGCGGTGACCAACGGCGAGGTGGAGATCATCCCGATCACCACGCACGGTGACGTGTCCCGGGAATCGCTGTCCAGCCTCGGCGGTACGGGCGTTTTCGCCAGCGCCCTGCGCGAGGCGCTGTTGAACGACGAGTGCGACGTTGTGGTGCACTCCTTCAAGGATCTGCCCACCGACCCGTACGCCGGCCTCACCATCGGTGCGACGCCCAAGCGGGCCGACGCGCGCGACGTGCTGTGCGCCCGTGCCGGCTTCACCCTGGCCACCCTGCCGGAGGGTGCCCGCGTGGGCACCGGTTCGCCGCGCCGAGCCGCCCAGCTGCGGGAGCTGCGCCCCGACCTCGAGGTCGTCGACATCCGCGGCAACGTGGACACCCGGCTCGCGCTCGTTGCCGACGAGAGGCTGCACGCCGTGGTGCTCGCCGCGGCGGGCCTTGGCCGGCTGGGCCTGCTCGAGAACATGGCCACCGAGTACCTCGAGCTCTCCGACTGGCCCACAGCGCCCGGACAGGGCGCACTGGCGATCGAGGTGCGCGACGGCAAGCCCGAGCGCCTGCTCGCCAAGGCCCTCGCCGTGCTCAACCACGCCACCACCCAGGCCACCGTCGCGGCCGAGCGCCAGGTGCTCGCCCGCCTCGAGGCCGGTTGTGCCGCCCCGATCGGCGCGACCGCCGTGCTCGATGACGGCCTGCTCTTCCTCACCGCCACCGTGTACAGCCCCGACGGCACCCGACGCATCACGGCGTCGCACGCCGCGACGCCCGAATCGCACGCCGTGGCCGACCTGCAGGATGCCGCCCTCGATGTGGCCGACCGTGCCGCCCGTGAGCTCCTGGCCGGCGGCGCCGCCGAAATCGCCCCCCTCACGGTGACCTCGTGAGCGGCACCCGCCACAACCCCGACAAGCCCCTGGCCGGCTGGCGCGTCCTCGTGCCCCGCGGCGGGCCCTGGGGCGACCAGGTCGCCGCCAACCTGCGCTCCCGCGGAGCGCTTCCCGTCGTGGCGCCCATGATCAACTTCGCGCCCACCGACGACGCGCCGGCCCTCGAGACCGCCCTGGCCAAGCTCGCCGCCGGCGAGTTCGACTGGATGACCGTCACCAGCGCCACCACGGTCGACGTCCTCTCGTCGCACCGGGCCGTCGTGGCTCCCGGCACCCGCATCGCCGCGGTGGGGGAGACCACCGCCGCCGCGCTCGTGGCCGCCGGCTACCACGTCGACATCGTCCCGTCGGAGGACAACTCCGCCAAGGGCCTGCTCGAGGACTGGGAGGCCGCCACCCACGGCGTCATCCCGCTGCGCGTGCTCACCCTGCGCTCCGAGATCGCCAAGCCGTTGCTCACCGAGGGTCTGCGCCGCATCGGCCACGAGGTCGAGTCGGTCGTCGCCTACCGCACCGTGGGCGTGCCGGTCTCCGACCGGGTCGTCGCCGACGTCAAGGCCGGACGGGTGCACGCCGTGCTGGTCACCAGCGGAAGTGTCGCCCAGCAGGTGCAGGAGCAGCTCGGCCCCATCCCCGAGACCACCCTGATCGCCTGCATCGGCCCGCGCACGGCGAAGGATGCGGCGGCCATCGGCCTGCGCGTCGACGTGATCGCCGACGAGCGCAGCGCCGAGTCCCTCATCGAGGCCCTCGTGCGCCTCGCCCCCCGCGACCTGTAACAGGCGCGACACCAAGGCCCGACCGGCCGCCGCTCCCGCTCTCAGGCGGGAGGCCTAGGCTGGTCGGGTGATAAACCCCGTCATCCGCCCGCGACGTCTGCGCAGCACCCCCGCACTCCGCCGCCTGGCCAGCGAAACCCGTGTCCACCCCGCCGAGCTGGTGTTACCGCTCTTTGTGCGTGAGGGCAACGAATCCACCCCGATCTCCTCGATGCCCGGCATCGTGCAGCACAGCATCGACGGCGCCCGCCGCGCCGTGGCCGAGGCCGCAGCGGCCGGCATCGGCGGCGTGATGCTCTTCGGCGTTCCCGCCGTGCGCGACGCCACCGGCACTGGGGCCACCGACCCCGACGGCATCCTGAACGCCGCCACGCGCGCCGTCGTCGCCGAGGTGGGCGACGCCCTGGTCGTGCAGACCGACCTGTGCCTGGACGAATTCACCGACCACGGCCACTGCGGCGTGCTCGCCGCCGACGGCTCCGTCGACAACGACGCCACTCTGCTGCGCTACAACGACATGGCCCTCGCTCAGGCCCAGGCCGGCTCGGCCCTGCTCGGCCTCTCCGGCATGATGGACGGCCAGGTCGCCTCCGTGCGCGCCACCCTCGACGCCGCCGGTTACGCCGACACCGCCGTGCTCGCCTACTCGGCCAAGTACGCCTCCGCCTACTACGGCCCGTTCCGCGAGGCCGTCCAGTCCACCCTGGTCGGCGACCGCCGCACCTACCAGCTCGACCCCGCCAACCGCCGCGAGGGCGTGCGCGAGGCCCGCATCGACATCGACGAGGGCGCCGACGTCGTCATGGTCAAGCCCGCGGGCAGCTACCTCGACGTGCTCGCCGAGGTCGCCGCCATGAGCTCGGTGCCCGTCTGGGCGTACCAGGTCTCCGGCGAGTACGCCATGATCGAGGCCGCGGCCGCGCAGGGCTGGATCGACCGCCGCCGCGCCATCGAGGAGTCGGTGCTCAGCATCCGCCGTGCCGGCGCCGACGCGATTCTCACCTACTGGGCGGTCGAACTCGCCGCCTGGCTCACCGAAACGGATGCCCGATGACCCGCACCACCCACAACGACGAGCTGTTCGCCCGCGCCCAGCTCTCCATCCCCGGCGGCGTCAACTCGCCGGTGCGGGCCTTCCGCTCGGTCGGCGGCACCCCGCTGTTCCTGGTCAAGGCCGCCGGTGCCTACGTGTTCGACTCCGACGGCCGCGACTACGTCGACCTGGTCAGCTCCTGGGGCCCCGCGATCCTCGGCCACGCGCACCCCGCCGTGGTCGCCGCCGTGCAGGAGGCCGCCGCACTCGGGCTCTCCTTCGGCGCCTCCACCCCCGGCGAGACCGTACTGGCCGAGCTGATCAAGGGCCGCGTCGGGGCGATCGAGAAGCTCCGGCTGGTCTCCACCGGCACCGAGGCCACCATGACGGCCATCCGCCTTGCCCGTGGCTTCACGCAGCGTGACCTGCTGATCAAGTTCGCCGGGCACTACCACGGCCACTCCGACGGCCTCCTGGCCGAGGCCGGCTCCGGCCTGGCCACGCTCTCGCTGCCCGGCTCCGCCGGCGTCACCGCGGCCACCGCCGGTCAGACCCTGGTGCTGCCGTACAACGACCTCGACGCCGTACGCGCCGCTTTTGAGGCGTACCCCGGCCAGATCGCAGCGGTGATCACCGAGGCCGCCGCCGCCAACATGGGTGTCGTCGCCCCGGATGCCGGCTTCAACGCCGCACTGTGCGACCTCGCCCACGAGCACGGCGCGCTGCTCATCGTCGACGAGGTCCTCACCGGGTTCCGGGTGAACCCGGGCGGCTACTGGGCGCTACAGGCCGAGGAGGGCGAAACGTACACGCCCGACCTGTTCACCTACGGCAAGGTCATCGGCGGTGGCCTGCCGGTCGCCGCGCTCGGCGGCCGGGCCGACGTGATGGACTTCCTGGCCCCGGCCGGGCCGGTCTACCAGGCCGGAACGCTCTCGGGTAACCCGGTGGCCGTGGCCGCCGGTATCGCCACCCTCACCGCCGCTGACGCCGCTCTGTACGCCCGGCTCGACGAGACCGCCGAGCTGCTCTCGGAGGCCGTCTCGAGCGCGCTCTTCGCCGAGGGTGTGGCGCACAGCGTGCAGCACGCCGGCAACCTGTTCAGCTTCGTCTTCGGCCAGGAGGCTGCGGTCACGCCTCCGCGCAGCTACGCCGAGGTGCAGCGCCAGGAGGCGTACCGCTACGCGCCGTTCTTCCACTCGATGCTCGACCAGGGTGTTTCCCTGCCGCCGTCGGTGTTCGAGGCCTGGTTCGTGTCGGCCGCGCACGACGGCGACGCGATCGGACGCATCCTGGAGGCCCTGCCGGCCGCCGCGAAGGCAGCCGCCGAGGCCCGTCCGGCCGTCTAGCCGCTCCGATCCCGCCCGCCCGGTTGCACCGCCGCCACCAACTGTTGCCGCAACGGCAATTGCACCCGGCGTACCGGGCGCGGATGTCCGCACGGCTAACGGTTGGCGGCGCTGTGGGCAGATCCCACCGCGGCGGCGTTACGCCTTTGTGAGATTGCGACAGGGGGATTGCCAGCCGGACCGGGCAGACTGGGAGCATGGCTTCCTTGCGAGTGCACCCCGACCGGCTGGAGATACACCTGACGCCCGCTGAGAAGACGCTGGCTCTCCGCCGGGAGGACCTGGTGATCTCCCGGGACACCATCCGCTCGGTGACGATCACGGATGACCCGTGGATCTGGGTGCGCGGCATCCGTGCCCCGGGCGCCCTCGTGCCGCTGGTGCTCGCGGTCGGCGTGTGGAAGTTCCACGGCGGCAAGGACTTCCTGGCCATCAAGCGCAAGCGCCAGGCCGTCGTGATCGACCTGACCGGCGACGACTTCGCCCGGGTGATCCTGTCGACCAACCACGCGCCCGACCTCATCGCCTCGCTCAAGCTCGAGCCCACCGAAGCCGCCGATGTGGCGGACGAGACGGTGACGGATGCCGCAGCCTCGGATGCGACCGAGCCCGCCGATGCGGCCGCCGAGCCGAGCACCCCGGCCAAGCCGGCCAAGCGAGTGCGGACGCCGAAGGCCCCGAAGCCCGCCGCGCCCGCTGAGGCCGCCGACACGGCCGAGACGCCCGCACCGGCAGCGCCCGTCAAGCGCGCCCGCACCGCGAAGCCCGCCAAGCCAGCCAAGGCCGTCACGCCGACCGAAGCAGCCAAGCCCGCCAAGGTGGTCGCACCGACCGAATCCGCCGCCTCTGCGAAGCCCGCCAAGGTGGTCACACCGACGGAGTCCGCCGAGTCCGCGAAGCCCGCCGAGGCCGTCAAGCCGGCCAAGGTCGCCAAGCCCACCGAGCCGGCCCCGGCGGATGCAGTCCCAGCCGTCGCCCCGGAGGCGAGCGCGTAGCTCGACCCGACCGGCGCCGGAGCAGAGGTAGGAACCGAGCCCGGGTCAGCGCACCGTGCTGGCGCGCACGTGGATGCGCTCGCCCTGGTGGCCGAACAGGCTGAGGATCTCCGCCGGCTCAGGGCCTGCGCTGCCGAAGGCGTGCGGCACCCGGGTGTCGAATTCCGCGACCTC
It includes:
- the hemL gene encoding glutamate-1-semialdehyde 2,1-aminomutase, which gives rise to MTRTTHNDELFARAQLSIPGGVNSPVRAFRSVGGTPLFLVKAAGAYVFDSDGRDYVDLVSSWGPAILGHAHPAVVAAVQEAAALGLSFGASTPGETVLAELIKGRVGAIEKLRLVSTGTEATMTAIRLARGFTQRDLLIKFAGHYHGHSDGLLAEAGSGLATLSLPGSAGVTAATAGQTLVLPYNDLDAVRAAFEAYPGQIAAVITEAAAANMGVVAPDAGFNAALCDLAHEHGALLIVDEVLTGFRVNPGGYWALQAEEGETYTPDLFTYGKVIGGGLPVAALGGRADVMDFLAPAGPVYQAGTLSGNPVAVAAGIATLTAADAALYARLDETAELLSEAVSSALFAEGVAHSVQHAGNLFSFVFGQEAAVTPPRSYAEVQRQEAYRYAPFFHSMLDQGVSLPPSVFEAWFVSAAHDGDAIGRILEALPAAAKAAAEARPAV
- a CDS encoding phage holin family protein, encoding MSTSGYNPKSKQSLFTLLSELPGQITALVKAEIDAFKADISGKAKNVGIGLGLFIGAAVFAFLAVIVFIALAVIALDLVLPLWLSALIVAVALLLIAVILALIGLNRVKKGTSHDPEGVTASIQKDVDAFKGVGQYDHR
- the hemC gene encoding hydroxymethylbilane synthase; the encoded protein is MSVIRVGTRGSALAMAQTTAVANRIQAVTNGEVEIIPITTHGDVSRESLSSLGGTGVFASALREALLNDECDVVVHSFKDLPTDPYAGLTIGATPKRADARDVLCARAGFTLATLPEGARVGTGSPRRAAQLRELRPDLEVVDIRGNVDTRLALVADERLHAVVLAAAGLGRLGLLENMATEYLELSDWPTAPGQGALAIEVRDGKPERLLAKALAVLNHATTQATVAAERQVLARLEAGCAAPIGATAVLDDGLLFLTATVYSPDGTRRITASHAATPESHAVADLQDAALDVADRAARELLAGGAAEIAPLTVTS
- a CDS encoding ferrochelatase → MTSYDAILLAGFGGPEGQDDVIPFLRNVTRGRGIPEERLEEVAVHYRHFGGISPINQQNRVLRAALQAELDRRGIDLPVIWGNRNWAPYLPDTIAEAHAAGQDRLLAIATSAYSSYSGCRQYREDFAQALDTTGLTGTVQIDKIRQFFDHPGFVTPFITGVRQGLADIEAQIPGIDLATEVEVLFSTHSIPSTDAAKSGPAERGFGPDGAYAAQHLAVADVIMQGLTSPWQLVYQSRSGPPSMPWLEPDINDAIALLPARGIRAVVIVPLGFVSDHMEVMWDLDNEATETAKEHGLFSVRVPTPGADPVYVSGLIDLVEERLNDVPPADRPALTNLGPWYDVCRPGCCENVRLGFKPAVAGMAP
- a CDS encoding uroporphyrinogen-III synthase codes for the protein MSGTRHNPDKPLAGWRVLVPRGGPWGDQVAANLRSRGALPVVAPMINFAPTDDAPALETALAKLAAGEFDWMTVTSATTVDVLSSHRAVVAPGTRIAAVGETTAAALVAAGYHVDIVPSEDNSAKGLLEDWEAATHGVIPLRVLTLRSEIAKPLLTEGLRRIGHEVESVVAYRTVGVPVSDRVVADVKAGRVHAVLVTSGSVAQQVQEQLGPIPETTLIACIGPRTAKDAAAIGLRVDVIADERSAESLIEALVRLAPRDL
- the hemQ gene encoding hydrogen peroxide-dependent heme synthase — its product is MTVPTPDSHTSTEAEPTEASPSGFTLFTVLRKDPRNPDDLDGRDVPRFVDELDGIVALVEAEGVTVRGFYDVSGLRADADVMIWTHADEAQTLQWANRELRRSRLLKSLLPTWNAMGVHRDAEFNKSHVPGFLRGIEPKGWLTVYPFVRSYEWYLLPEAERGKMLADHGRKGAAFRGAIANTVSSFALGDYEWLLPIESDELTELVDLMRELRATDARMHVREEVPFYTGRRITTAELVEVLQ
- the hemE gene encoding uroporphyrinogen decarboxylase, with the protein product MNLDATHPLSSGLTSDSRLVRAYQGTRPDVTPVWFMRQAGRSLPEYRELRVGTRMLDACLDPEMASEITLQPVRRHGVDAGILFSDIVVPLKLVGVEVEIVAGKGPVLAQAVRTAADVERLTALDPAVLDTALAPISQAVARTVAELGSTPLIGFAGAPFTLAAYIVEGGPSKDHIHARTLMHSDPDAWAALMAWTADVTGRFLRAQVLAGASAAQLFDSWAGALSLDDYTRFVAPASTAAIGHVRDLTFVETVGDLAADPESVRRNVPVVHFGVGTGELLKAMHGIGADVVGVDYRVPLDEASRRLGGVVPVQGNLDPALLNAPWPVLEAHVLDVLERGRTAPSHVLNLGHGVPPETNPDVLTRVVNFVHETSATPSLAL
- a CDS encoding protoporphyrinogen/coproporphyrinogen oxidase, whose translation is MLDVIVIGGGVAGLVAARECAHLGLNVLVLEAADVVGGAVAGHEVAGLPLDAGAESFAVRGNTVAAFVANLGLADQIVEPNPTGAWLHLPPLRSGGAPMSVPLPKAGVLGIPGSPLADDVRRAIGWSGALRAYADRLMPVLKIGREHSLGELVQKRMGSKVLDRLVNPVAGGVYATNAVDLEVDVVAPGLNRTLTTAGSLSGAVTAMRIAAPAGSAVRGLRGGMHRLVDTLVEDLERFDVEIRTGTAVASFRPVDTSTVAEDGTDTPVRSWLIECAPAAEAPATVAPAAFPTTDAVAPTAFPATDADAPIPAEPFTLEARHVILAVPAASALALLAPLGAEYADLAALDWPAPAAVELATLVLDAPALDAQPRGTGVLVAVGTPGVTAKALTHITAKWEWIDALTPQGQHVVRLSYGRAGAPVPTLDLSDDEFMHLAVRDAAAILGVDLAPEQVRGFARTLWSDGLSPATIGAPERIRQVRDVIEGTPGLDVTGGWLSGTGLASVIPDALAAGIRARRAVLDL
- a CDS encoding DUF3618 domain-containing protein, with translation MTTDNTAPRSGSAKAVEAKPEHHSTGELRAEAARARAELAGTLDAIEYKLNVPKQIKINTRRFTLGLHRLGDENPTALAGIALGAAAVVGTAVWWGVKTVLDRR
- the hemB gene encoding porphobilinogen synthase: MNPVIRPRRLRSTPALRRLASETRVHPAELVLPLFVREGNESTPISSMPGIVQHSIDGARRAVAEAAAAGIGGVMLFGVPAVRDATGTGATDPDGILNAATRAVVAEVGDALVVQTDLCLDEFTDHGHCGVLAADGSVDNDATLLRYNDMALAQAQAGSALLGLSGMMDGQVASVRATLDAAGYADTAVLAYSAKYASAYYGPFREAVQSTLVGDRRTYQLDPANRREGVREARIDIDEGADVVMVKPAGSYLDVLAEVAAMSSVPVWAYQVSGEYAMIEAAAAQGWIDRRRAIEESVLSIRRAGADAILTYWAVELAAWLTETDAR